The following proteins are encoded in a genomic region of Tenacibaculum sp. 190524A05c:
- a CDS encoding RNA polymerase sigma factor, producing MEGNFSVCEEHVYDQLYNTHAESLRNHLYFKFGDLNQAEDIVQEAFIKLWQKCSSIIYEKAAAFLYTVSKNLFIDVIRSKKVALKFEKNSMPSHDIEDPYFHLRTKEFQQKLETVISELPEKQREAFLLNRIEKLTYKEIAERLEISQTAVEKRISKALIKLKEITELQKRSI from the coding sequence ATGGAAGGCAATTTCTCTGTTTGCGAGGAACATGTTTATGATCAGTTATATAATACTCATGCTGAAAGTTTGAGAAACCATTTATATTTTAAGTTTGGAGATTTAAATCAAGCTGAAGATATTGTACAAGAAGCTTTTATTAAACTTTGGCAAAAATGTAGCAGTATTATTTATGAAAAAGCAGCAGCTTTTTTATATACCGTTTCTAAAAACTTATTTATTGATGTGATACGATCTAAAAAAGTAGCCTTAAAATTCGAAAAGAATAGCATGCCTTCACATGATATTGAAGATCCTTATTTTCATTTAAGAACTAAAGAATTTCAGCAAAAATTAGAAACTGTAATTTCTGAATTACCTGAAAAACAAAGAGAAGCATTTTTATTAAATAGAATTGAAAAACTGACTTATAAAGAAATAGCTGAACGACTTGAAATTAGTCAAACTGCTGTTGAAAAACGTATTTCCAAAGCATTAATTAAACTTAAAGAAATAACTGAATTACAAAAACGTTCCATATAA
- a CDS encoding FecR family protein, producing MNKKLLKDNLIAKWLDNSLSDEQKKELENSGELDELKVVLDEIDTWKVKKFDTENGLAELKKRRKLVIAPTPPSKKTSNSNRWLQIAASILILVSAGYFSWNLLFNQTITINTQIAENKTIELPSGSTIKLDAASEISYKEKNWNNDRTIHLKGQAFFDVTKGSSFKVITDRGNINVLGTQFNVNTSNTVFEVICYEGKVKVAYQNDELILTKGKSAIVQQNELQETTHINTAPNWTNGYSKYNKTSLPEVISDLKKYYTIKIQLPKKYEHLEFSGTLTHKNLDTALQTLFVTMEIKYVIGEDNTVIFE from the coding sequence GTGAATAAAAAATTACTTAAAGATAATTTAATTGCTAAATGGCTCGATAATAGTTTAAGCGATGAGCAAAAAAAGGAACTAGAAAACTCTGGCGAATTAGATGAGCTTAAGGTTGTTTTGGATGAAATTGATACTTGGAAAGTTAAAAAATTCGATACTGAAAACGGTTTAGCGGAACTTAAGAAAAGAAGAAAACTAGTCATTGCTCCTACTCCACCATCAAAGAAAACTAGCAATAGTAATCGTTGGTTACAAATTGCTGCAAGCATCCTAATTTTAGTTAGTGCGGGATATTTTTCATGGAATCTGTTGTTTAATCAAACCATTACAATAAATACACAAATTGCAGAGAATAAAACTATTGAATTACCTAGTGGTTCCACAATAAAACTAGACGCCGCCTCTGAAATTTCTTACAAAGAAAAAAATTGGAATAACGATCGAACAATACATTTAAAAGGACAAGCATTTTTCGATGTTACTAAAGGATCTTCTTTCAAGGTAATTACAGATAGAGGAAATATTAATGTATTGGGTACACAGTTCAATGTAAATACTTCTAATACTGTTTTTGAAGTAATCTGCTATGAAGGTAAAGTTAAAGTTGCTTATCAAAATGATGAGTTAATCTTAACCAAAGGAAAATCTGCAATAGTTCAGCAAAACGAACTACAAGAAACAACACATATTAACACTGCTCCAAACTGGACGAATGGTTATAGTAAATACAATAAAACTAGCTTACCTGAAGTTATTTCAGATTTAAAAAAATACTATACTATTAAAATTCAATTACCTAAAAAGTACGAACATTTAGAATTCTCAGGAACTTTAACTCATAAAAACTTAGATACGGCATTACAAACTTTATTTGTTACTATGGAAATAAAGTATGTTATTGGTGAAGATAATACCGTAATTTTTGAATAA